Proteins encoded together in one Streptomyces sp. B1I3 window:
- a CDS encoding proline/glycine betaine ABC transporter permease, with protein sequence MATAHAPARTAAGPPGGGPLAALRGRPALGKLLLLLAIAAVAVPVVHARWGGGTWPGALTVDLTGPLGEVNDWIIANRDSHPLFLYFFGHISNAVVLSVRGVYLALLALGWAGVTAVAVLTAWRTAGVRLALTAGASFLVCGLLGMWVPTMQTLALMTVAVLASVVLGMLLGLAAGLSDRTFRFLRPVLDTMQVLPAFAYLLPVVLVFGIGVPGAVLATVVYAAPPMARLTALGLRGADAGVMEAVASLGATGRQRLLTARLPLARKELLLGLNQTIMMALSMAVIASVIGAGGLGDRVYQALSAVDVGAALAAGIPIVLLAVVLDRTTEAAGRKIGTDPTGPAALRGARGWGLAALIAVAVTVVGRFTGGRVWPESGIVALAGPVNTAKDWMVDHLYTGVPVVGGTADWAGHFTSWILNPLRSGLQGLPWWSVLLLVAALAWTIGTWRTALTAVLAMAAIGVLGVWDLSMDTLSQVLAAVAVTLVLGFAIAVGAARSARLERLLRPVLDVFQTMPQFVYLIPVVALFGVGRAPAAAAAVVYALPAVVRITTQGLRGVDPAAMECARSLGATSGQQLRQVQLPLARPALLLAVNQGVVLVLAVVIIGGLVGSGALGYEVVFGLAQGDLATGLVAGAAIVCLGLMLDRVTQPTARHPRKES encoded by the coding sequence ATGGCCACGGCCCACGCCCCCGCCCGTACCGCCGCCGGACCGCCGGGCGGCGGACCGCTCGCCGCGCTGCGCGGCCGGCCCGCGCTCGGCAAACTGCTCCTGCTGCTGGCGATCGCGGCCGTCGCCGTACCCGTCGTCCATGCCCGCTGGGGCGGCGGAACGTGGCCCGGGGCCCTGACCGTCGACCTCACCGGGCCCCTCGGCGAGGTCAACGACTGGATCATCGCCAACCGCGACAGCCACCCGCTGTTCCTCTACTTCTTCGGCCACATCAGCAACGCCGTCGTCCTGTCGGTGCGGGGCGTCTACCTGGCACTGCTGGCGCTCGGCTGGGCCGGTGTCACCGCCGTCGCCGTGCTCACCGCCTGGCGGACGGCCGGAGTTCGCCTGGCGCTGACGGCCGGTGCCTCCTTCCTGGTGTGCGGGCTGCTCGGCATGTGGGTGCCGACCATGCAGACGCTCGCCCTGATGACCGTCGCCGTTCTGGCCTCCGTGGTGCTCGGCATGCTCCTCGGGCTCGCGGCCGGGCTCTCGGACCGCACGTTCCGCTTCCTGCGTCCCGTGCTCGACACCATGCAGGTGCTGCCCGCCTTCGCCTACCTGCTTCCCGTCGTCCTCGTCTTCGGCATCGGCGTGCCCGGAGCCGTTCTCGCCACCGTCGTCTACGCGGCTCCGCCGATGGCCCGGCTCACCGCACTGGGGCTGCGCGGCGCCGACGCGGGCGTCATGGAGGCCGTGGCCTCGCTCGGCGCGACCGGCAGGCAGCGCCTGCTGACCGCCCGGCTCCCGCTGGCCCGCAAGGAGCTGCTGCTCGGTCTCAACCAGACCATCATGATGGCGCTGTCCATGGCGGTCATCGCCTCCGTCATCGGCGCCGGCGGTCTCGGTGACCGCGTCTACCAGGCCCTCTCCGCGGTCGATGTGGGCGCCGCCCTCGCGGCGGGCATCCCGATCGTGCTGCTGGCCGTCGTGCTGGACCGTACGACCGAGGCAGCCGGCCGGAAGATCGGCACGGACCCCACCGGGCCGGCGGCCCTGCGCGGAGCACGGGGCTGGGGACTCGCCGCGCTGATCGCCGTGGCCGTCACCGTCGTGGGCCGGTTCACCGGCGGCCGCGTCTGGCCCGAGAGCGGGATCGTGGCCCTCGCCGGCCCGGTCAACACCGCCAAGGACTGGATGGTCGACCACCTCTACACCGGCGTCCCCGTCGTCGGCGGGACCGCCGACTGGGCCGGACACTTCACCAGCTGGATCCTCAACCCGCTGCGCAGCGGACTGCAGGGTCTGCCCTGGTGGTCCGTCCTGCTGCTCGTGGCCGCCCTGGCCTGGACGATCGGCACCTGGCGCACCGCGCTCACCGCCGTGCTGGCCATGGCGGCCATCGGGGTCCTCGGCGTGTGGGACCTCTCCATGGACACTCTGAGCCAAGTCCTCGCCGCCGTGGCGGTCACCTTGGTCCTCGGCTTCGCCATCGCCGTCGGCGCCGCGCGCAGCGCACGCCTCGAACGGCTCCTGCGGCCCGTCCTGGACGTCTTCCAGACCATGCCGCAGTTCGTCTACCTCATCCCGGTCGTCGCCCTCTTCGGCGTCGGCCGCGCCCCCGCGGCCGCCGCGGCGGTCGTCTACGCGCTGCCCGCCGTCGTCCGCATCACCACCCAGGGACTGCGGGGCGTGGATCCCGCCGCGATGGAGTGCGCGCGCTCGCTCGGAGCCACCAGCGGCCAGCAACTGCGCCAGGTCCAGCTGCCACTCGCCAGGCCGGCGTTGCTGCTCGCCGTCAACCAGGGCGTCGTCCTGGTCCTCGCGGTCGTGATCATCGGCGGTCTCGTCGGCTCGGGCGCGCTCGGTTACGAGGTCGTGTTCGGCCTCGCCCAGGGCGACCTGGCCACCGGCCTCGTCGCGGGCGCCGCCATCGTCTGCCTGGGACTGATGCTGGACCGGGTGACCCAGCCCACGGCCCGCCACCCGCGGAAGGAGAGCTGA
- a CDS encoding glycine betaine/L-proline ABC transporter ATP-binding protein, translating into MSEASTPVFSVRNLWKVFGPKAGRIPGSEYADLSPADLRERTGCTAAVRDVSFDVHKGEVFVVMGLSGSGKSTLVRCLTRLIEPTGGTLAIDGEDVLAMDRTRLRELRRHRAAMVFQHFGLLPHRTVLDNVAYGLEIQGLGKSERRAKAAELVDKVGLAGLESRRPAQLSGGQQQRVGLARALAVDPSVLLFDEPFSALDPLIRREMQDEVVRLHREEGRTMVFITHDLSEALRLGTRIALMRDGGIVQLGTPEEIVGSPADDYVREFVRDVPREQVLSVATAMRPPAAGESEHGPALRTDATVSEAIEALSRSGEPTARVTEGGRLVGVVDHACLLDVVAGTGSREVTV; encoded by the coding sequence ATGAGCGAGGCCAGTACCCCCGTGTTCAGCGTCCGGAACCTCTGGAAGGTCTTCGGCCCCAAGGCCGGCCGCATCCCCGGCAGTGAGTACGCGGACCTCTCCCCGGCCGACCTGCGCGAGCGCACCGGCTGCACCGCCGCCGTGCGCGACGTCTCCTTCGACGTCCACAAGGGCGAGGTCTTCGTCGTCATGGGCCTCTCCGGCTCCGGCAAGTCCACGCTGGTGCGCTGTCTGACCCGGCTCATCGAGCCCACCGGCGGCACCCTCGCCATCGACGGCGAGGACGTGCTGGCCATGGACCGCACACGGCTGCGTGAACTGCGCCGCCACCGGGCCGCGATGGTCTTTCAGCACTTCGGGCTGCTGCCGCACCGCACGGTCCTCGACAACGTCGCCTACGGCCTCGAGATCCAGGGCCTCGGCAAGTCCGAACGGCGCGCCAAGGCGGCCGAGCTGGTCGACAAGGTCGGCCTGGCGGGCCTCGAGAGCCGCAGGCCCGCCCAGCTCTCAGGCGGCCAGCAGCAGCGCGTCGGGCTGGCCCGCGCGCTCGCCGTCGACCCGTCCGTCCTCCTCTTCGACGAGCCGTTCAGCGCTCTCGACCCGCTCATCCGCCGCGAGATGCAGGACGAGGTCGTCAGGCTGCACCGCGAGGAGGGCCGCACCATGGTCTTCATCACCCACGACCTGAGCGAGGCACTGCGCCTGGGCACGCGCATCGCGCTGATGCGCGACGGCGGCATCGTCCAGCTCGGCACGCCCGAGGAGATCGTCGGCTCGCCCGCCGACGACTACGTACGCGAGTTCGTCCGGGACGTCCCCCGCGAGCAGGTCCTCAGCGTGGCCACCGCCATGCGCCCCCCGGCCGCCGGCGAGAGCGAACACGGCCCGGCCCTGCGGACCGACGCCACCGTCTCCGAGGCCATCGAGGCCCTCTCCCGGTCCGGTGAGCCCACCGCCAGGGTCACGGAGGGCGGACGGCTGGTGGGAGTCGTCGACCACGCGTGCCTGCTCGACGTCGTCGCAGGTACGGGGAGCCGCGAGGTGACCGTCTGA